In a genomic window of Mastomys coucha isolate ucsf_1 unplaced genomic scaffold, UCSF_Mcou_1 pScaffold19, whole genome shotgun sequence:
- the Dnajb6 gene encoding dnaJ homolog subfamily B member 6 isoform X4, which produces MVDYYEVLGVQRHASPEDIKKAYRKQALKWHPDKNPENKEEAERKFKQVAEAYEVLSDAKKRDIYDKYGKEGLNCGGGGGGSHFDSPFEFGFTFRNPDDVFREFFGGRDPFSFDFFGLLGDFHFQAVRIFAQEKKLLHGYYVYEVTVQPAGGFEEVASEDLEPSEELDQPCFEESVEDALSDEHSEVLDVISSEELDLSEDESSEGCSWGQGGLLSEDLDLVSSEEEASLGDAEELSEEYEELLSEEEHSGPEPEALLVQQ; this is translated from the exons ATGGTGGATTACTATGAAGTATTGGGCGTGCAAAGACATGCCTCACCCGAGGACATTAAAAAGGC GTATCGAAAACAGGCACTTAAATGGCACCCAGACAAAAATCCCGAAAATAAAGAAGAAGCAGAGCGGAAATTCAAACAAGTAGCTGAGGCATATGAAGTGTTATCGGATG CTAAAAAGCGGGACATCTATGACAAATACGGCAAAGAAGGATTAAAttgtggtggaggaggag GTGGAAGTCATTTTGACAGTCCATTTGAGTTTGGCTTCACATTCCGGAACCCAGATGATGTCTTCAGGGAATTTTTTGGTGGAAGGGACCCGTTTTCATTTGACTTCTTTG GTCTTCTAGGGGACTTCCATTTTCAGGCAGTAAGGATTTTCGCACAGGAAAAGAAGTTGCTCCATGGCTACTACGTGTATGAGGTGACCGTGCAGCCTGCTGGTG GATTCGAGGAAGTGGCCAGTGAGGACTTGGAACCTAGTGAAGAACTAGACCAGCCCTGTTTTGAGGAGTCAGTAGAAGACGCCCTGAGTGACGAGCACAGTGAGGTTTTGGATGTGATATCCAGTGAGGAGCTGGACCTTAGTGAAGATGAGTCAAGTGAAGGCTGTAGCTGGGGCCAGGGCGGACTTCTCAGTGAGGACCTGGACCTCGTCTCCAGCGAGGAGGAAGCCAGTCTCGGGGATGCGGAGGAGCTCAGCGAGGAGTATGAGGAGCTGCTGAGCGAGGAGGAGCACAGTGGGCCGGAACCCGAGGCGCTGCTTGTTcaacaataa